The following proteins are co-located in the Haloarcula marismortui ATCC 43049 genome:
- a CDS encoding DUF424 domain-containing protein, with amino-acid sequence MILNERDTDEGLLVSVCDPDIMGETFENGPVSLTVNEEFYGGETATEDEIVDSLARCSVANIVGDDAVNVAVEHGFVDEENVLDLGETRHAQLLWM; translated from the coding sequence ATGATACTCAACGAACGCGACACCGACGAGGGGTTGCTCGTCTCCGTCTGTGACCCCGACATCATGGGCGAAACGTTCGAAAACGGCCCTGTATCGCTCACCGTCAACGAGGAGTTCTACGGCGGCGAAACGGCTACCGAAGACGAAATCGTCGATAGTCTCGCCCGCTGTTCGGTCGCCAACATTGTCGGTGACGACGCTGTCAACGTTGCCGTCGAGCACGGCTTCGTCGACGAAGAGAACGTCCTCGATCTGGGCGAGACGCGCCACGCACAACTGCTCTGGATGTAA
- a CDS encoding 50S ribosomal protein L39e: MGKKSKATKKRLAKLDNQNSRVPAWVMLKTDREVQRNHKRRHWRRNDTDE, encoded by the coding sequence ATGGGTAAGAAATCGAAGGCTACGAAGAAGCGACTGGCCAAACTCGACAACCAGAACAGTCGAGTCCCGGCCTGGGTCATGCTCAAGACGGACCGCGAGGTCCAGCGCAACCACAAACGACGCCACTGGCGGCGCAACGACACTGACGAATAA
- a CDS encoding heme-binding protein translates to MDQRKPPATEEGWYALHDCRSIDWDAWREAPQRVRDRALSEGIGFLDAYEAVEDADEGQTAVYTVMGHKADIMILHLRPTMGDLDAAERHFEQTEFAAFTEQEFSYVSVTEASGYTEKSREYFEGEVDDDSGLAQYIQARLHPDVPDEEFVCFYPMSKRRQPDQNWYDTSFEERAAHIKRHGDIGRGYGSEVSQMIAGSIGFDDWEWGITLWSDDMRHIKELLTEMRFDPSTSQFAEFGPFYVGRKFDPSELPAVLAGQRVPTDDASVPETPADVAEHEHAPADAGASHSHAEEPTASGAQTGAHAGGDTDSHGGTHPGSASEGDHPHSEESSDEDDSGSSSSSGGRPDVSADFEEIDDAAQRLGRLGLHEGDAYDAGDYALVFHSSADAEDIVDDVSDLESNFDHYDRHVQTAVRADSGQTYVVSIWTAKDAAETAAGFLKDIDGVDEQLGGSLGEGVEGSETADDSDAQAAESSQSIRETLESAGVYAGQPHGEDVYALVVYSEANAETLDEEVTDLRSAFERYDTHVQTTVYGDTDGDVAAVASLWDTEDAAQTASDYLTDLPGVVGRHGEGDGFGTMGMFYTVKPEYHEDFVEKFDTVGGLLKEMDGHRETSLLFNHDDENDMFIASQWDSQKDAMAFFRSDDFSETVDWGRDVLADRPRHVFLA, encoded by the coding sequence ATGGACCAACGCAAGCCGCCAGCCACGGAGGAAGGCTGGTACGCGCTGCACGATTGCCGGAGTATCGACTGGGATGCTTGGCGCGAGGCTCCCCAGCGAGTCCGCGACCGTGCGCTCTCTGAGGGGATCGGCTTCCTCGACGCGTACGAAGCCGTCGAAGACGCCGACGAGGGCCAGACGGCGGTGTACACCGTCATGGGCCACAAGGCCGACATCATGATTCTCCACCTGCGGCCGACGATGGGCGACCTCGATGCGGCCGAGCGCCATTTCGAGCAGACAGAGTTCGCCGCCTTCACCGAACAGGAGTTCTCCTACGTCTCTGTGACGGAGGCGTCGGGCTACACCGAGAAATCCCGCGAGTACTTCGAGGGCGAAGTGGACGACGACTCCGGGCTGGCCCAGTACATTCAGGCCCGGCTCCACCCCGACGTGCCGGACGAGGAGTTTGTCTGCTTCTACCCGATGAGCAAGCGCCGCCAGCCCGACCAGAACTGGTACGACACGTCCTTCGAGGAGCGGGCGGCCCACATCAAACGGCACGGCGACATCGGCCGTGGCTACGGGAGCGAGGTGAGCCAGATGATTGCCGGCTCCATCGGCTTCGACGACTGGGAGTGGGGCATCACGCTCTGGAGCGACGATATGCGCCACATCAAGGAACTGCTGACCGAGATGCGCTTTGACCCTTCGACCTCGCAGTTTGCCGAGTTCGGCCCCTTCTATGTCGGCCGGAAGTTCGACCCGTCCGAGTTACCGGCTGTGCTGGCCGGCCAGCGGGTGCCGACCGACGACGCATCGGTTCCGGAGACACCGGCGGACGTCGCGGAACATGAGCACGCACCGGCCGATGCCGGTGCGAGTCACAGCCACGCCGAAGAGCCAACGGCGAGCGGTGCACAGACAGGAGCACACGCCGGCGGAGACACCGACAGCCACGGCGGCACCCACCCCGGGAGCGCCAGCGAGGGCGACCATCCACATTCCGAGGAGTCGTCCGACGAGGACGACTCGGGGTCGTCGAGTAGCTCAGGCGGCCGGCCGGACGTTTCAGCTGACTTCGAGGAGATAGACGACGCCGCACAGCGACTCGGTCGGCTGGGGCTGCACGAGGGCGACGCGTACGACGCCGGCGACTACGCGCTGGTGTTCCACTCCTCGGCCGACGCGGAGGACATCGTCGACGACGTGTCCGACCTCGAGAGCAACTTCGACCACTACGACCGCCACGTCCAGACGGCCGTGCGCGCCGACAGTGGCCAGACGTACGTCGTCAGCATCTGGACGGCGAAAGACGCCGCCGAGACGGCAGCCGGATTCCTGAAGGATATCGACGGTGTCGACGAACAGCTCGGCGGCTCCCTCGGCGAGGGTGTCGAGGGCAGCGAGACTGCGGATGACAGCGACGCTCAGGCCGCTGAATCGTCCCAGTCCATCCGCGAGACGCTCGAATCGGCGGGCGTCTACGCCGGGCAACCGCACGGCGAGGACGTGTACGCACTGGTCGTGTACTCCGAAGCCAACGCGGAAACGCTCGACGAGGAAGTCACAGACCTCCGGAGCGCGTTCGAGCGCTACGACACGCACGTCCAGACCACGGTGTACGGAGACACCGACGGCGATGTCGCGGCCGTCGCGTCGCTGTGGGACACCGAGGACGCCGCCCAGACCGCCAGCGACTATCTCACCGACCTGCCCGGCGTCGTCGGCCGCCACGGCGAGGGCGACGGGTTCGGGACGATGGGGATGTTCTATACGGTCAAGCCAGAATACCACGAGGACTTCGTCGAGAAGTTCGACACTGTCGGTGGTCTGCTCAAAGAGATGGACGGCCACCGCGAGACCTCGCTGCTGTTCAACCACGACGACGAGAACGACATGTTTATCGCGAGCCAGTGGGACTCACAGAAGGATGCGATGGCCTTCTTCCGCTCCGATGACTTCTCGGAGACGGTCGACTGGGGCCGAGACGTGCTAGCCGACCGACCGCGGCACGTGTTCCTGGCCTGA
- a CDS encoding aminotransferase class V-fold PLP-dependent enzyme, producing the protein MGHAESEVLDVERLREDFPILQREFGGEQVVYLDNAATTQTPEPVVETIADYYRTTNANVHRGLHQLSQEASVAYEDAHDRVAEFIGASGEREEIVFTKNTTESENLVAYAWGLNELGPEDEVVLTEMEHHASLVTWQQIAKKTGATCRYIRVDEDGTLDMDHAREIITDDTAMVSVVHVSNTLGTVNPVSELADIAHDHDSYIFVDGAQSVPNRPVDVEAIDADFLAFSGHKMAGPTGIGVLYGKKHILEEMEPYLYGGEMIKKVTFEDASWNDLPWKFEAGTPVIAQGIALAEACDYLDNIGMERIQRHEEQLAQYTLEQLREEGDVETYGPSVGTERGGLVSFNLDSVHAHDLSSILNDSAVAIRAGDHCTQPLHDKMGVPASARASFYIYNTREEVDKLVSAIDDARQLFA; encoded by the coding sequence ATGGGACACGCTGAATCTGAAGTACTTGACGTGGAGCGTCTCCGCGAGGACTTCCCCATCCTCCAGCGCGAGTTCGGCGGCGAGCAAGTGGTGTATCTCGACAACGCGGCCACCACGCAGACGCCCGAACCGGTCGTCGAGACCATCGCCGACTACTACCGGACGACCAACGCCAACGTCCACCGCGGTCTCCACCAGCTCAGTCAGGAGGCCAGTGTCGCCTACGAGGACGCCCACGACCGCGTCGCCGAGTTCATCGGTGCCTCCGGCGAGCGCGAGGAGATCGTGTTTACCAAGAACACCACTGAGAGCGAGAACCTCGTCGCCTACGCCTGGGGCCTGAACGAACTCGGGCCCGAAGACGAGGTCGTTCTCACGGAGATGGAACACCACGCCTCGCTGGTCACCTGGCAGCAAATCGCCAAGAAGACCGGTGCGACCTGCCGCTATATCCGTGTCGACGAGGACGGGACGCTCGACATGGACCACGCCCGCGAGATCATCACCGACGACACCGCGATGGTCAGTGTCGTCCACGTCTCGAACACGCTCGGCACGGTCAATCCCGTCTCGGAACTGGCGGACATCGCCCACGACCACGATTCGTACATCTTCGTCGACGGCGCACAGTCGGTCCCGAACCGCCCAGTCGACGTGGAAGCCATCGACGCCGACTTCCTGGCCTTTTCCGGGCACAAGATGGCCGGTCCGACCGGCATCGGCGTCCTCTACGGCAAGAAACACATTCTCGAGGAGATGGAGCCGTACCTCTACGGCGGCGAGATGATCAAGAAAGTCACCTTCGAGGATGCCTCGTGGAACGACCTTCCGTGGAAGTTCGAGGCCGGCACCCCAGTCATCGCGCAGGGCATCGCGCTGGCAGAGGCCTGTGACTACCTCGACAACATCGGCATGGAACGGATCCAGCGCCACGAGGAACAACTCGCCCAGTACACACTGGAACAACTCCGTGAAGAGGGTGACGTGGAAACGTACGGTCCGTCTGTGGGAACAGAGCGCGGTGGCCTCGTCTCGTTCAACCTCGATTCGGTCCACGCCCACGACCTCTCCTCGATCCTCAACGACTCCGCCGTCGCCATCCGCGCTGGCGACCACTGCACGCAGCCGCTCCACGACAAGATGGGCGTCCCCGCCTCTGCGCGAGCCTCGTTCTACATCTACAACACGCGTGAGGAAGTGGACAAGCTCGTGTCGGCTATCGACGACGCCCGGCAGTTGTTCGCGTAA
- a CDS encoding class I SAM-dependent methyltransferase: MPGNDWDPDDYDDRHGFVHEHGQSVVDLLDPHPGEQVLDVGCGTGHLTAEIADSGAEVVGIDASAEMVAQARDAYPTLTFEQADVRSYTADRPFDAVFSNAALHWIPGEDHDAVLSTVADALTESGRFVAEFGGQGNVAAITDALIAELDVRGYDASRPWYFPSIGEYAPRVEAHGLELQFSRLFDRPTPLDGGEEGLRNWIEMFGDEFFAGVDDSEQAAVLSAVEDRLRPTLFDGDTWVADYRRLRLVAGR, encoded by the coding sequence ATGCCAGGCAACGACTGGGACCCCGACGACTACGACGACCGCCACGGGTTCGTCCACGAACACGGTCAGTCGGTCGTCGACCTGCTGGACCCTCACCCCGGCGAGCAGGTACTGGATGTTGGCTGTGGCACCGGCCACCTGACGGCAGAAATCGCAGACAGCGGTGCCGAGGTGGTCGGCATCGACGCGTCGGCGGAGATGGTCGCACAGGCCAGAGACGCTTATCCGACCCTCACGTTCGAGCAGGCGGACGTGCGGTCCTACACCGCCGACAGGCCGTTCGACGCGGTATTTTCGAACGCAGCGCTACACTGGATTCCCGGTGAAGACCACGACGCGGTCCTGTCGACGGTTGCCGACGCGCTGACCGAGAGCGGGCGGTTCGTCGCGGAGTTCGGCGGGCAGGGCAACGTGGCGGCCATAACCGACGCACTCATCGCCGAACTGGATGTGCGGGGCTACGACGCCAGTCGTCCGTGGTACTTTCCGAGTATCGGCGAGTACGCGCCGCGAGTCGAAGCGCACGGGCTCGAACTGCAGTTCTCACGGCTATTCGACCGACCGACGCCGCTCGACGGCGGTGAAGAGGGGCTCCGGAACTGGATTGAGATGTTCGGCGACGAATTCTTCGCCGGTGTCGACGACAGCGAGCAAGCGGCAGTGCTGTCGGCTGTCGAGGACCGGCTCCGCCCGACGCTTTTCGACGGTGACACCTGGGTCGCAGACTACCGACGGCTACGGCTCGTCGCTGGTCGATAA
- a CDS encoding ZIP family metal transporter, whose translation MVAVENVVFVFVAGLLTALATGLGAIPFFLVDEFSDRWNVLLWGLASGIMVAASLFGLVREGLAYGSPVLLVPGVLAGVGLVAVAHELLDDFDQSPKQFEQADFTKLLLILGILTVHSFPEGVAVGVSFAELGLEAATPESAVGIVGVSVPLLAVFMTVAISIHNIPEGTAIAIPLRSLGVSEWKMVWWAVFSSLPQPVGAVIAYYFVTLAKAFLPFGFGFAAGAMVYLVLTEFVPEALEYGDGLPGGGKRELLTGIAVGVLAMVPLAFV comes from the coding sequence ATGGTCGCCGTCGAGAACGTTGTCTTCGTGTTCGTCGCGGGGTTGCTTACGGCGCTCGCCACCGGCCTCGGTGCGATCCCGTTTTTCCTGGTGGATGAGTTCTCCGACCGCTGGAACGTCCTGCTGTGGGGGCTGGCGTCGGGGATCATGGTCGCCGCCTCGCTGTTCGGCCTCGTGCGAGAAGGACTCGCCTACGGATCGCCGGTGCTGCTGGTCCCCGGTGTTCTGGCCGGGGTTGGGCTTGTCGCTGTAGCACACGAACTGCTAGACGATTTCGACCAGTCCCCCAAGCAGTTCGAACAGGCGGATTTCACCAAGCTGCTGCTGATTCTGGGCATTTTGACTGTCCATAGCTTTCCGGAGGGCGTGGCTGTCGGCGTCTCCTTCGCGGAACTCGGGCTGGAGGCGGCTACGCCCGAATCCGCCGTTGGCATCGTCGGCGTCTCTGTCCCGCTGTTGGCGGTGTTTATGACGGTCGCCATTTCTATCCACAATATTCCGGAAGGGACTGCCATCGCCATCCCGCTTCGCTCGCTCGGTGTCAGTGAGTGGAAGATGGTCTGGTGGGCGGTGTTCTCCTCACTCCCACAGCCGGTCGGGGCCGTTATCGCGTATTACTTCGTCACGCTGGCGAAGGCGTTCCTCCCGTTCGGCTTCGGCTTCGCCGCCGGGGCGATGGTGTACCTCGTACTCACAGAGTTCGTCCCCGAGGCGCTGGAGTACGGGGACGGCTTGCCGGGTGGGGGCAAACGCGAGCTACTCACTGGCATCGCTGTCGGTGTGTTGGCGATGGTGCCGCTGGCGTTTGTTTAG
- a CDS encoding tetratricopeptide repeat protein: protein MTDNDDDHAFSEGQGFDDPYEGFDLEPPEFEVDPDKVDPVDSRVVTDLLDQRNISSDAVDPGQLLDVGLEYMHINRHEQAAETFERVAQYTDDDRLKQEAWTNKGAAHAELEEWDAAIGAYKEALNFDEESDHAATAETNLAYALWKSGRSEQALEHAERAVEIDPRFGEGWYNRGFFLLERGLADEAIDAFDNAVRLGFRNADVLEEKARALEEVGEFDRAEELAEEVDEMREEAEQQLLE from the coding sequence ATGACAGACAACGACGACGATCACGCCTTCTCCGAAGGGCAGGGATTCGACGACCCTTACGAGGGGTTCGATCTCGAACCGCCAGAGTTCGAGGTGGACCCGGACAAGGTCGACCCCGTCGACTCCCGTGTTGTCACTGACCTACTGGACCAGCGGAACATCTCCTCTGACGCCGTCGACCCCGGGCAACTGCTCGATGTCGGTCTGGAGTATATGCACATCAACCGCCACGAACAGGCCGCCGAGACGTTCGAGCGGGTCGCCCAGTACACGGACGACGACCGACTCAAGCAGGAAGCCTGGACGAACAAGGGCGCGGCCCACGCGGAACTTGAAGAGTGGGACGCCGCCATCGGCGCGTACAAGGAAGCCCTCAACTTCGACGAGGAGTCCGACCACGCCGCTACGGCCGAGACGAACCTCGCATACGCGCTGTGGAAATCCGGCCGCTCCGAACAGGCGCTCGAACACGCCGAGCGCGCCGTCGAAATCGACCCCCGCTTCGGTGAGGGCTGGTACAACCGCGGCTTCTTCCTGCTCGAACGAGGGCTGGCCGACGAAGCTATCGACGCGTTCGACAACGCAGTCCGCCTCGGCTTCCGCAACGCCGACGTGCTCGAAGAGAAGGCCCGCGCCCTCGAAGAGGTCGGCGAGTTCGACCGCGCCGAGGAACTGGCCGAGGAGGTCGACGAGATGCGCGAGGAGGCCGAACAGCAGTTGCTTGAATGA
- a CDS encoding protein-tyrosine phosphatase family protein — protein MGENTAPSPTDHAVRPVGFVSDEPVIRQIGDRTLYLGNKHAARGVHDQSFEHVLSATSESYPLTTAHHPLIDGSGNEWAAFEAAVDTARRFVRADGPALIHCKAGVSRSATLIATAIAAEETRPLSDALAAVRAARPIATPNPALYKLAVIYLAADESH, from the coding sequence GTGGGAGAGAACACTGCTCCGTCTCCGACTGACCATGCCGTTCGCCCCGTGGGGTTCGTCAGCGATGAGCCGGTGATTCGCCAGATCGGCGACCGGACGCTGTATCTCGGCAACAAACACGCGGCACGCGGGGTGCACGACCAGTCCTTCGAACACGTGCTTTCGGCGACGAGTGAGTCTTATCCGCTCACGACCGCCCACCACCCGCTTATCGATGGCTCGGGCAACGAATGGGCGGCGTTCGAAGCGGCCGTCGATACTGCCCGGCGCTTCGTCCGAGCGGACGGCCCGGCGCTGATTCACTGCAAAGCCGGCGTCTCCCGGAGTGCGACGCTGATCGCGACAGCTATCGCTGCCGAAGAGACCCGGCCGCTTTCTGACGCACTTGCGGCCGTCCGGGCAGCCCGACCGATTGCGACTCCGAACCCGGCGCTGTATAAGCTAGCCGTCATTTATCTCGCTGCAGATGAGTCCCACTGA
- the pfdA gene encoding prefoldin subunit alpha: MGGGGGGGGGGQMQQVAQEIEQMEQEVEAIDEEIERLREKQTDIDEAIEAIETLDSGSTVQVPLGGDAYIRATIEDIDEVVVSLGGGYSAEREQDGAVSTLETKKETLDDHISDLQEEKAEVETEMEELEQQAQQMQQQQMQQMMQQQEQEDE, encoded by the coding sequence ATGGGCGGTGGCGGCGGTGGCGGCGGTGGCGGTCAGATGCAGCAGGTCGCACAGGAGATCGAGCAGATGGAGCAGGAAGTCGAGGCTATCGACGAGGAAATCGAGCGCCTCCGCGAGAAGCAGACTGACATCGACGAGGCCATCGAGGCCATCGAGACGCTCGACTCAGGGTCCACGGTGCAGGTCCCGCTCGGCGGCGACGCCTACATCCGCGCAACGATCGAGGACATCGACGAGGTCGTCGTCTCCCTCGGTGGCGGCTACTCCGCAGAGCGCGAGCAGGACGGCGCTGTCAGCACGCTGGAAACAAAGAAGGAGACGCTGGACGACCACATCAGCGACCTGCAGGAAGAGAAGGCCGAAGTCGAGACCGAGATGGAGGAACTCGAACAGCAGGCCCAGCAGATGCAACAGCAGCAGATGCAGCAGATGATGCAACAGCAAGAGCAGGAAGACGAGTAA
- the thpR gene encoding RNA 2',3'-cyclic phosphodiesterase has translation MSKRLFVSVDLDGLGDAVAAVQDRFDGVSGLRLTDPGQAHVTLKFLGDTAPDRVADVVAALEAAVEDSGVEPFEADIGGLGVFPSLSYISVVWVGVRDGQGGPELTALHEAIEDRTVAMGFDSEDHEFTPHATIARMDHAGGKETVQNIVENDDPDVGCLQVTEIRLKESERGPGGPTYRTVESVSL, from the coding sequence ATGTCAAAGCGCCTGTTCGTCAGCGTTGACCTCGACGGGCTGGGCGACGCTGTGGCGGCCGTTCAGGACCGGTTCGACGGCGTGTCGGGCCTTCGACTGACCGACCCCGGGCAGGCCCACGTCACGCTGAAGTTCCTCGGTGACACCGCGCCGGACCGGGTTGCTGATGTCGTCGCCGCCCTCGAAGCCGCGGTCGAAGACAGCGGTGTCGAGCCGTTCGAAGCCGATATCGGCGGTCTCGGCGTCTTTCCGTCGCTGTCCTACATCAGCGTCGTCTGGGTCGGCGTTCGCGACGGTCAGGGCGGCCCAGAACTGACTGCACTGCACGAAGCTATCGAAGACAGGACCGTCGCGATGGGGTTCGATTCGGAGGATCACGAGTTCACGCCGCATGCAACCATCGCCAGAATGGACCACGCTGGGGGCAAAGAGACAGTACAGAACATCGTCGAGAACGACGACCCTGACGTGGGATGCCTGCAGGTCACGGAAATCCGACTGAAAGAGAGTGAGCGTGGGCCTGGCGGCCCGACGTACCGGACCGTCGAGTCGGTGTCGCTGTGA
- the sufU gene encoding Fe-S cluster assembly sulfur transfer protein SufU, producing the protein MGIGGSDMYRQQILDHYKNPRNYGEIEDPTFTHIGENPMCGDEIRMDVVLDEDEETIEQVAFQGDGCAISQASASMLSQELAGMAVEDLKAMDRDDITEMLGVDISPMRVKCAVLAEKVAQDGADIFFGEKDIDRTVTEDDD; encoded by the coding sequence ATGGGTATCGGTGGCTCGGATATGTACCGGCAGCAGATCCTCGATCACTACAAGAACCCCCGGAACTACGGGGAGATCGAGGACCCAACGTTTACCCACATCGGTGAGAACCCGATGTGCGGCGATGAAATACGGATGGATGTCGTCCTCGACGAAGACGAGGAAACCATCGAGCAGGTCGCCTTCCAGGGCGACGGCTGTGCCATCTCACAGGCCTCCGCGTCGATGCTCTCACAGGAGCTAGCTGGGATGGCGGTCGAAGACCTGAAAGCGATGGACCGCGACGATATCACAGAGATGCTCGGCGTCGACATCTCGCCGATGCGCGTCAAGTGTGCCGTTCTTGCCGAGAAGGTGGCCCAAGACGGGGCAGACATTTTCTTCGGTGAGAAAGACATCGACCGAACGGTGACCGAAGACGACGACTAA
- a CDS encoding cupin domain-containing protein has translation MTDTDETESSLTPESLDYTHLPEQKMYKVSLDDASHFEQGSGDIRSYPVCTTNEFKLLYFEMDPGAVIDWHTHAPSFDEVCLCLDGAARYTLKREDGGEQVLRAEPREFVYLPGGARHKIEAVGETGHEGLVTMPPDSVGRLELLDGAAPYQTDDWPIALWVDRIRDEVVKKDENAVTE, from the coding sequence ATGACTGATACCGATGAGACGGAGTCGTCACTGACGCCGGAATCACTCGATTACACGCACCTCCCCGAGCAGAAAATGTACAAGGTGTCGCTTGACGACGCCAGCCACTTCGAGCAGGGCAGTGGCGACATCCGGTCGTATCCGGTGTGTACCACGAACGAATTCAAGCTGCTGTACTTCGAGATGGACCCTGGCGCGGTCATCGACTGGCACACGCACGCGCCCAGTTTCGACGAGGTGTGTCTGTGTCTCGATGGTGCCGCCAGATACACGCTGAAACGCGAAGACGGAGGCGAGCAGGTGCTCCGGGCTGAACCACGCGAGTTCGTCTATCTACCCGGTGGGGCCCGACACAAGATCGAGGCAGTGGGTGAAACCGGTCACGAGGGACTGGTCACAATGCCGCCGGACTCTGTCGGACGCCTCGAATTGCTCGACGGGGCTGCACCGTACCAGACAGACGACTGGCCGATTGCACTGTGGGTCGACCGGATCCGTGACGAGGTCGTCAAGAAGGACGAGAACGCCGTCACTGAGTAG
- a CDS encoding 50S ribosomal protein L31e: protein MSASDFEERVVTIPLRDARAEPNHKRADKAMILIREHLAKHFSVDEDAVRLDPSINEAAWARGRANTPSKIRVRAARFEEEGEAIVEAETAE from the coding sequence ATGAGCGCCAGTGACTTCGAGGAGCGTGTCGTCACCATCCCGCTCCGAGACGCGCGAGCTGAACCGAACCACAAGCGCGCAGACAAGGCGATGATCCTCATCCGCGAGCACCTCGCCAAACACTTCTCTGTCGACGAGGACGCCGTCCGCCTCGACCCCTCGATCAACGAGGCGGCCTGGGCCCGCGGTCGCGCCAACACGCCGAGCAAGATCCGTGTTCGCGCCGCCCGCTTCGAGGAAGAGGGCGAAGCCATCGTCGAAGCAGAGACCGCAGAGTAA
- the rpl18a gene encoding 50S ribosomal protein L18Ae, with protein sequence MSTYTVRGSFPARDGPQQFEKEVEAPNENVAEERVYSDFGSQHNLKRTQITIEEVAA encoded by the coding sequence ATGAGCACGTACACTGTTCGCGGTAGTTTCCCGGCCCGAGACGGCCCACAACAGTTCGAGAAGGAGGTTGAGGCGCCAAACGAAAACGTCGCTGAAGAGCGCGTTTACAGCGACTTCGGCTCCCAGCACAACCTCAAGCGCACGCAGATCACGATCGAGGAGGTGGCAGCATGA
- a CDS encoding translation initiation factor IF-6, producing the protein MLRAAFSGSSYVGVFARATDDCVLVRPDLDESLLDDLSDELDVPAVPTTVGRSGTVGALATGNENGLVVSERVRETEIERIQDVVDVPVTRLPGRINAAGNVVCCNDYGAYVHPDLSRDAVQAVKDGLDVPVERGVIAGVTTVGTAAVATNKGVLCHPKATDGELDALEDILDVPADIGTINYGGPLVGSGLLANDHGYICGSDTSGPELGRIDQALGYID; encoded by the coding sequence TTGCTCCGCGCGGCTTTCTCCGGGTCGTCGTACGTGGGTGTGTTCGCCCGTGCGACCGACGACTGCGTGCTGGTTCGCCCAGACTTAGACGAATCGCTACTCGACGACCTGAGCGACGAACTCGACGTTCCGGCTGTGCCGACCACCGTCGGCCGGTCCGGGACCGTCGGCGCGCTCGCGACTGGCAACGAGAACGGGCTTGTCGTCTCCGAACGCGTCCGCGAGACCGAAATCGAGCGGATTCAGGACGTCGTCGACGTGCCTGTGACACGACTGCCCGGCCGGATCAACGCCGCCGGCAACGTCGTCTGCTGTAACGACTACGGCGCGTACGTCCACCCCGACCTCTCCAGAGACGCCGTGCAGGCAGTCAAAGACGGGCTTGACGTCCCGGTCGAACGCGGCGTCATCGCCGGTGTCACGACCGTCGGGACCGCCGCCGTCGCCACCAACAAGGGCGTTCTCTGCCACCCGAAGGCCACGGACGGCGAACTTGACGCGCTTGAGGACATCCTCGACGTGCCGGCCGACATCGGGACCATCAACTACGGTGGCCCGCTCGTCGGTTCCGGGCTGCTCGCCAACGACCACGGCTACATCTGCGGTTCGGACACCTCCGGACCGGAACTGGGCCGTATCGACCAGGCGCTCGGCTACATCGACTGA